The sequence GCCTCTCTGACCTGTGCGGCTGGATGAATAGCCAAGCATTCGAACATGTCAGAATCAAGAATCTGACAGACAATGAAATGAGattaaacctgtaaatgtgtagtcctgcagagagaacaagaTACAGTCACCGCTGGAGGTAGGAAAGAACAATgtcgctttttaaaaaatcgtacGAAATATGTGCACTTTCATGACAAGAGTCCACCAGACAGCATATAACAGATTCTTCTAAATAAAGCAGAGGTGTTGACACTTTGATGCATGACCAAACCTGAGCTGTCAGGTGTGAGACATCTGTCTAGAGCAGAAGCAGCATGTTGCTAGATTTCCACACACGCAGAATCATACATTGACAACAGAGATGTCCTGTCTGTCTGACACTTGCTGCATATTTGCTCTTCTTCAAGAGAGACACTATATTTATCTGATGATATGGTCTAGTTGAGTTTGGAtacaacattttctgttttgtagaTTATATAATCAGCTGTCACAGCAGACAGCTGCTTGCCATCTGTAGCTTACCTTGTCTGTGAAATGCAAGGTGTCCCACAGTGATAGGTGCTGCTGGATGAAGACGGGGCTGTAAGCTCTCTTCTCCTGAGCAGAGGGCACTTCAGGAAGAGGCTCAGCTGGAACACAAGATggcaaaaacatttcattaaggCCAATTATGCCTGAATCAGTTATTCGGGATAATGAAGCCATCAAATTAGTAGCTAGACATACAGTGCCTGTAAAaagttttttccctttaattgcTTTCCATCAaagaatcatggtcaatttatattggctttttaaaaaaaaaaaaaaatggctttattattttttttaaactgactattttatgacaaagtgaaaaccgatttctacaaagtaatgtcaattaaccGAAAATATAGCATGTAAAATTAGTAAaatcaagtcagtatttagtagatgcacctttaGCAGCAATTATAGCATTGTGCCTGTGTTGTTTGCAAACTATTTTTTATGCAGCTTTCTCTGTATGCTTTGGGTCACTctcttgctggaaaacacatttttgtcccAAGACACAGATCTCTTGTAAACTGTATCAGGTTGTCCTCTAGGATTTCCCTGTACTTTGCTAACTTAATTTTACCTTCTGTCTTTTCAAGCCCTCCAGTCACATGCCTGCTGGTTTTTAACTCTGCTCACCCTGATTTTAACAAACTATGTTGCCCTTTTTAGAGTCCTAAGCTCTTGAAAACCCTAGGTGgcgttgttgttttttcttataCATTTGTATCACACAACACctacaacaaatgcaaaatatctTGCCACAGAACAACATTTTGACAGACAGCCTTTCCAGCCAAAGGCTGTCACATCTGGAATGCATTACCAAGTGAAATTAATATgttagcagatttaaaaacttttatcGCAAAAGCTAAGTAttgactgaaagaaaaacaagaatgtaccCACCTATGACATCTATAAGGTCCGACTGACTGTGGACTGTGTcgttatatgtgtgtgtgtgtgtgtgtaatgttgtGTATGTAATGTAGTTCataatgttgtctgtgctgtttttattggtgCTGTTGGTCCTCCGTCgacttttactgaaaagcccaaccagggacgggagttgaaaattagcttaatgctatacaTTCTATGCAAGACATCAGATGTTTTCTATGTTAATTACatggcaaataaataaataaataaagcacagCTCTTTTGTACTGGGTCTGGCCAcaatattccttccatttcttaattgTGGATTTAACTGTAGTCCAAGGGATAATTAGTGACTTGGACATTTTCTTGGGTGAATATTcctgcaatcacttattttatgttctatatttttaattaaatgacattactttgtagaaactGCCTTCACTTTGACACAAAAGAGTCTTTCTTTGTTAATTCTTCCTCATaaagccaaattatattgaccatgattcaatgtttaaaaagcaaaaagaaagggaaaacaTACAAGAGGgacaaatactttaaaaaaaatagatactATATATAGTTTCTTATGATATCTGCAGTCACGACTTAGAAAGACCTTACAGTGGTACTGGCTGAATAAATTCCTCAAGAGTTGATATTTTGTGGTGCAGTCACCAGCTTCAGATAAGGGGGCATCATAATCTGCCAAGAAACCATTTACAAACATAATATGAAGCAATGCATATGTGGCTAGGAAAACACATTCTTTAAAAGTCTAAAGCATTCTTTTCTGTTTGATACATGATCTTCAAGGTTATTCACATCCTACCATAGCTGGTGACCTGAGGTTTGTAGGTACCAAAGTCTATCGCTCCATTCATGAAGCCGAAGCTGGTTCCACCATGAAACATGTAGAGATTAATGGAAACACCTCTTTCCAAGATCTCAGACACAACGGCTAGCATGTCTGTCGGGGggcagcacaaaaaaatccctCACTGTGGTATTTAGCTGCTTAATTAAAGTATGTAATATGACATAtcacaaaaagaacaacataCACATAACAGTGAATGTGCTGTTAAGTTCAGCAGCAATTTTACCATGAATTCACAAATAAATAGACACTGGTTGCTGTTGATCTGGTGAATGTTAATATAGGTAACAACGTGAATGGAACGGACAGTGATGCTGAAAAGGAGCATGTGCTCATTAAAATACCCTCAGCATGGAACACATGATGGTGCTCTCCCCAGACATCAAACCAGCCGGACCAATACTCCATCACCATCAGAGGTTTCTGGGGCTACACAGATCAAAACACATGTATGTATCAAACTGGATACATATCATGCTGTCAGTTATTAGAGGGCCAGTAACAACACCACCAATACACTATAACCAAAATACAAAGctaaatattttgctttttggcTGGAGTTAATGTGTATTATACAGGCAACTAACAATGAATCACTTACCTGCATGTCAGCTAAGTGCTGTATAGCTCCAAACGACAGTCTCTGaaggtttattgtttttagaaCTGAAACATAATATGAAATCaagggcaaaaaaaattaactttttggtttggattgttttgttttttagctcaATAGTTTCTTATGTGTTCATTACccccatccatccctccatatCTCAGGCCTTCCCAGTTGTCTGAAGTCAGCAGGAGTTCATTAACACCCCTGGACTGGAGACACTaccagaaaaaagcaaaataaaatacaccGAGGATGCTGAATTACCTCTACTATGCTGTAATATCAACATTTTAGACACAAAGAAAGGCATTAATAAACTCACATTCTTTATAAATGGCATGTATTTCTCATCTCTTGCAAATGATCCGTACTCGTTCTCGACTTGTAGTGCAATGATTGGGCCTCCTTCTTCAAactaaaagtcaaaaaatgtcTCAGTGAAATCCCCCATAAttattttgacataaaaataatgacaaaatagTGATCTGAACTTACCATCAAAGGTTTGATCACAGAGAATAGCTTGTCAAAATACAAGTTGACGGCATCAACAAATCCAGGATAAGTTGTCCTCAACTGCATGTCTTTATCTTGTAGCAACCAGCTGGAAAAATGAAACGATACATGAAACCAACTTTGGTGGCAAACCGCTTAGAGATGTTAGAATTCTAAAGTGATGGGCAGATAGCGTTACCTAGGCAACCCGCCCAAGTCCCATTCAGCGCAAATATAAGGTCCAGGACGTAGGATCACCCAGAGACCCATCTGTGCTGCTAAACTGACATAGGccctgagagagacagagacatttTAAGCTATGTTCAAGAATAACCACTCTGCGGttctttttgtgaaatatttagcATTGgtacaaagagaaagaaaaaaagaaaaacggaaTAGGGGAACCTTACTTGAGGTCCAGCTGATCCTGAAAGTTAAATATCCCTCTCTCAGGCTCATGCAGGTTCCATGGCACATATCTggaaaacacaagcaaggaaGTAATTCTTTATGGCTTAAAGCAGCACCCTCACAATATCTTGGTATgtggtctgtttttgaataaagaGTTCATAAGGAATTCATCTCTATTTGACCTTctccagtaaaaaaaattaaaaacaatgagATTTGAGGCAATGTGCAGCAGGCGCCTACGTTGTGAGTGTATTAAGGCCACAAGCCTTCATCTTCAGCAGCCGGTCCTCCCAGTAGGCCCTGGGGACACGGAAGTAATGGATGGAGCCTCCTAGAATGCGGAAGGGTTTTCCCTCGAGAGTAAACTGTGATGATTCGGCCTTCAGACCCTTCAAACGACTCATTCTCTTGACTTTAAGGTGACGTCTGGAGggcaggaagaaaacacaaacataaaacgTAACTGACAAAAAAGCTTCTTTGGAAGCAGACCAcacgtccatccatccatatattAATcatcattagggtcacagggcactggagtctatcccagctgacttagagtgaagacaGGTTGCCAGCCTATCGCAGgtctacacatagagacaaacaagcacactcacattgacACCTACAGACGATTTAGAAAcaccaattaacttcagcatgtttttggactgtgggaggaagctggagtactgATGAGAACCCAtacatacacagggagaacatgcaaactccacacagaaagatcccagggctgcaaaccggggatcttctagttgtAAGGTGACAGTgttaaccactgagccactctGCAGCTCCAGGCCACACACTTGTCGTATAATAATATTCAATGCTGTGTGACAGTATTTGACTTTCTACCATTTTATGGACTATACAAAATACATAAACTTTTATGGACATACAATAAATTGAAAACCTTACCAAGACTTGAAGATCGGAGAAAATCGCAGTTACATCAAAAACATTGCCAGTGCAGTGCCTTGAAGCTGAGTTTACCAGGAAGCATATGAAGGGTGGATGGTGCTGGGAGGCCTCAAACACTGCGGATAAGGGAAACTATTGTTGTttcagaacaaaaatataatagtgctctctctctttccctctctctctccctcccatcTCTTTACCACTATCACTCACTGTGAAGCACTCAGTCATAGAGGGAAGGCATTACATTGTATACAATAATGTTCGCCTCGTGATATAAAGCAATTTAGTGTAGTTAGTTTAGTTGAAGAATGCAGTGACTCAGCATCTGTGTCACACCAAGAATGCAGAGTTTCTCTTTATTGAATCTAATTTCAGTGGAATAGACCTTGTATGTTTTTCCTCGTCAGACTGAAATGAGCTGGGTTATGCCAACCTTACAGGGATGTCTACATGTGAATAGGCTGAGTTCCAGAGAAGTATAAAGCCTGAACTGGATGACAGctggttgtgtgtctctatTCTCCTTGATATCAAACTGCTATGAATACTTTTGCTGATTCTCCTCAGAGTTGTTGTAGACTTACTTAATTTGATGTCACCAGATTTCCATCAGAGCTAGAAAGTACTGATGCCCTCTACTGGTTCTAAATATAATTACTGTATACAGACAAGGGACTGTGTGGTGTGGTGAGGATAGTGTGcaatacataaatgtgtgtacctgtgtgtgtgtgtgtgtgtgtgtgtgtgtgtgtgtgtgtgccatatTCTATGTCACCAGCATATTTGCCAAAGACTGAGGGATTTGACAGGACAGCATTTCAATATTTATATTACGTATCCCTACAAGTTTCTTTGGTCAATTTATACATGTGGTTTTCAATTGGGATAACGTCCCATATTAAC comes from Amphiprion ocellaris isolate individual 3 ecotype Okinawa chromosome 7, ASM2253959v1, whole genome shotgun sequence and encodes:
- the glb1l2 gene encoding beta-galactosidase-1-like protein 2, yielding MSRLKGLKAESSQFTLEGKPFRILGGSIHYFRVPRAYWEDRLLKMKACGLNTLTTYVPWNLHEPERGIFNFQDQLDLKAYVSLAAQMGLWVILRPGPYICAEWDLGGLPSWLLQDKDMQLRTTYPGFVDAVNLYFDKLFSVIKPLMFEEGGPIIALQVENEYGSFARDEKYMPFIKNCLQSRGVNELLLTSDNWEGLRYGGMDGVLKTINLQRLSFGAIQHLADMQPQKPLMVMEYWSGWFDVWGEHHHVFHAEDMLAVVSEILERGVSINLYMFHGGTSFGFMNGAIDFGTYKPQVTSYDYDAPLSEAGDCTTKYQLLRNLFSQYHSEPLPEVPSAQEKRAYSPVFIQQHLSLWDTLHFTDKPHRSERPVNMENLPVNSNSGQSYGYTLYETTITSGGALNSRNNIRDRALVFVDRQCVGSLDYKTHEVALPDGKGQRTLSLLVENCGRVNYGKALDEQRKGIVGDIVLNQSPLRGFTTFCLDMKPSFIKRLTNSGQWKTDLKSPTVPGFFQARLSVDGPPKDTFIRLPGWGKGVVFVNGQNLGRYWFIGPQHFLYLPGPWLRSGQNQIIVFEEQRADDRILFAENPDHGKTIDVYKLPFCTLL